One region of Paucibacter aquatile genomic DNA includes:
- a CDS encoding FAD-linked oxidase C-terminal domain-containing protein has protein sequence MSALAPTTSPRSQAQQRLIQALSAELPAHALLWTDEDTTPYECDGLTAYRQRPLAVALPETEAQVGAVLRICQQLQVPVVARGAGTGLSGGAMPHAQGLTLALAKFKKILEINPIARTARVQCGVRNLAISEAAAVHGLYYAPDPSSQIACTIGGNVAENSGGVHCLKYGLTLHNVLRVRGFTMAGEAVEFGSEALDAPGLDLLSLVLGSEGMLAVITEVTVKLIPKPQLARCIMASFADVRQAGAAVAAIIAAGIIPAGLEMMDKPMTAAVEDFVHAGYDLDAEAILLCESDGTPEEVAEEIERMQAVLLAHGATQCQVSADEAQRLRFWSGRKNAFPASGRISPDYMCMDSTIPRKNLAAILLAIAEMEKKYQLRCANVFHAGDGNLHPLILFDARDPDQLRRCEEFGAEILETSVALGGTVTGEHGVGVEKLNSMCVQFSPEEREQMFALKRAFDPHSLLNPGKVIPTLQRCAEYGRMHVHRGLLAHPELERF, from the coding sequence CACCCTACGAGTGCGATGGTCTGACGGCCTACCGCCAGCGCCCGCTGGCCGTGGCCCTGCCGGAAACCGAAGCGCAGGTCGGCGCCGTGCTGCGCATCTGCCAGCAGCTGCAAGTACCCGTGGTGGCGCGTGGCGCCGGCACCGGCCTGTCCGGCGGCGCCATGCCTCATGCGCAAGGCCTGACCCTGGCCCTGGCCAAATTCAAGAAGATTCTCGAGATCAACCCGATCGCCCGCACGGCACGGGTGCAGTGCGGGGTGCGCAATCTCGCCATATCGGAAGCCGCGGCGGTCCACGGCCTGTACTACGCCCCCGACCCGAGCAGCCAGATCGCCTGCACCATCGGCGGCAATGTGGCCGAGAACTCCGGCGGCGTGCACTGCCTCAAATACGGCCTGACCCTGCATAACGTGCTGCGCGTGCGGGGCTTCACCATGGCGGGCGAGGCGGTGGAGTTCGGCTCCGAAGCGCTGGACGCGCCGGGCCTGGACCTGCTCAGCCTGGTGCTGGGCAGCGAGGGCATGCTGGCCGTGATCACCGAGGTGACGGTCAAGCTCATCCCCAAGCCGCAGCTGGCGCGCTGCATCATGGCCAGCTTCGCCGATGTGCGCCAGGCGGGCGCGGCGGTGGCGGCCATCATCGCCGCCGGCATCATCCCGGCCGGGCTGGAGATGATGGACAAGCCCATGACGGCGGCGGTGGAGGATTTCGTCCATGCCGGCTACGACCTCGACGCCGAGGCCATCCTGCTGTGCGAGAGCGACGGCACACCCGAAGAGGTGGCCGAGGAAATCGAGCGCATGCAGGCCGTGCTGCTGGCCCATGGGGCGACGCAGTGCCAGGTCAGTGCCGATGAGGCCCAGCGTTTGCGGTTTTGGAGCGGGCGCAAGAACGCCTTCCCGGCCTCGGGCCGCATCAGCCCCGATTACATGTGCATGGACTCCACCATCCCGCGCAAAAACCTGGCCGCCATCCTGCTGGCGATTGCCGAGATGGAGAAGAAGTACCAGCTGCGCTGCGCCAATGTTTTCCATGCCGGCGACGGCAACCTCCATCCGCTGATCCTGTTCGACGCGCGCGACCCCGATCAGCTGCGACGCTGCGAGGAATTTGGCGCCGAGATCCTGGAGACCAGCGTGGCCCTGGGCGGCACCGTCACTGGCGAGCACGGCGTGGGCGTGGAAAAGCTCAACTCCATGTGCGTGCAGTTTTCGCCCGAGGAGCGCGAGCAGATGTTCGCGCTCAAGCGCGCCTTCGACCCCCACAGCCTGCTCAACCCGGGCAAGGTCATCCCCACCCTGCAACGCTGCGCCGAGTACGGCCGCATGCATGTGCACCGCGGCCTGCTGGCCCACCCCGAGCTGGAGAGGTTCTGA
- the glcF gene encoding glycolate oxidase subunit GlcF, translating to MQTQLAAEFQGTPEGQAAVDILSRCVHCGFCTSTCPTYQLLGDELDGPRGRIYLIKQVLEGSPATASTQLHLDRCLTCRNCESTCPSGVPYGQLLEIGRGIVEAKVPRPRGEQAVRWLLKEGLTSPAFGPAMKLGQALRPLLPAVLKDKVPAPAPAGAHDWPTRSHPRKMALLLGCVQPAMAPNINSATARVLDAAGIQTLVADSAGCCGAIRSHLGDHAGGLDDMRRNIDAWWPLVDGLTEAGRIEALVMNASGCGVTVKDYGRALAHDPAYTDKAARVSALCRDLSELLPELLPLLKPRLKKASGGAPRAKLAYHPPCTLQHGQQLRGGVEAGLRELGFDLQLAPCDSHLCCGSAGTYSVLQPALSKQLRDQKLQALAPLHADTIVSANIGCIQHLQSGTAMPVRHWVEVLDLALA from the coding sequence ATGCAAACCCAACTTGCCGCCGAGTTCCAAGGCACGCCTGAAGGCCAGGCCGCCGTCGACATCCTGAGCCGCTGCGTGCACTGCGGCTTCTGCACCTCCACCTGCCCGACCTACCAGCTGCTCGGCGACGAACTCGACGGCCCGCGAGGCCGCATCTACCTGATCAAGCAGGTGCTGGAAGGCAGCCCGGCCACCGCCTCGACCCAGTTGCACCTGGACCGCTGCCTGACCTGCCGCAACTGCGAGAGCACCTGCCCCTCGGGCGTGCCCTACGGCCAGTTGCTGGAGATCGGCCGCGGCATCGTCGAGGCCAAGGTGCCGCGCCCCCGCGGCGAGCAGGCCGTGCGCTGGCTGCTCAAGGAAGGCCTGACCTCGCCCGCCTTCGGCCCGGCCATGAAGCTGGGCCAAGCCCTACGGCCCCTGCTGCCGGCCGTGCTCAAGGACAAGGTGCCGGCCCCGGCCCCAGCGGGCGCCCACGACTGGCCGACCCGCAGCCACCCACGCAAGATGGCCCTGCTGCTGGGCTGCGTGCAGCCGGCCATGGCGCCGAATATCAACAGCGCGACCGCGCGGGTGCTGGACGCCGCCGGCATCCAGACCCTGGTGGCCGACAGCGCCGGCTGTTGCGGCGCCATCCGCAGCCATCTCGGTGACCATGCCGGCGGCCTGGACGATATGCGCCGCAATATCGACGCCTGGTGGCCCCTGGTCGACGGCCTGACCGAAGCCGGCCGCATCGAGGCCTTGGTGATGAATGCCTCCGGCTGCGGCGTGACGGTCAAGGACTACGGCCGCGCCCTGGCGCATGACCCAGCCTATACCGACAAGGCGGCCCGCGTCAGCGCCCTGTGCCGCGATCTGAGCGAGCTGCTGCCCGAGCTGCTGCCCCTGCTCAAGCCACGGCTCAAGAAGGCCAGCGGCGGCGCCCCGCGCGCCAAGCTGGCCTACCACCCGCCCTGCACCCTGCAACACGGCCAGCAGCTGCGCGGCGGGGTCGAGGCCGGCCTGCGCGAGCTGGGTTTTGATCTGCAGCTGGCGCCCTGCGACAGCCACCTCTGCTGCGGGTCCGCCGGCACCTATTCGGTGCTGCAGCCCGCGCTGTCCAAACAGCTGCGCGACCAGAAGCTGCAGGCCCTTGCGCCCCTGCACGCCGACACCATCGTCTCGGCAAATATCGGCTGCATCCAGCATCTGCAAAGCGGCACCGCCATGCCGGTGCGGCATTGGGTCGAAGTCCTCGACCTCGCCTTGGCCTGA
- the glcE gene encoding glycolate oxidase subunit GlcE has product MSVALFQDQIREAAAQGRSLQIRGQGSKDFYGERPRGDAQLDVSGFAGISSYEPSELVITAKAGTPITELETALTSQGQHLAFEPPRFQGRGTVGGMVAAGLSGPSRASQGALREHVLGLSLLNGRAELLNFGGTVMKNVAGYDVSRLIAGSLGVLGLILEVSLKVMPQPMARATLRFELGQAQALNQLNRWGGKPLPIQASAWWDGALLLRLAGAEAAVRAAQQSLGGDEIPEALAQPFWDGLRDHSDEFFTGAARAVAGGAALWRLSLPQTAPALQLPGEQLIEWGGGQRWVTTPLPAAQMREAAASLGGHATLFLCRDEQRQQVFAPAAPALMRIHRELKTSFDPAGVFNPGRLYPEL; this is encoded by the coding sequence ATGAGCGTGGCCTTGTTTCAAGACCAGATTCGTGAAGCCGCCGCGCAGGGCCGCAGCCTGCAGATCCGCGGCCAGGGCAGCAAGGATTTTTACGGTGAACGCCCGCGCGGCGACGCGCAGCTCGATGTCAGCGGCTTTGCCGGCATCAGCAGCTATGAGCCCAGCGAGCTGGTCATCACGGCCAAGGCCGGCACGCCCATCACCGAGTTGGAGACCGCGTTGACCAGCCAGGGCCAGCATCTCGCCTTCGAGCCGCCGCGCTTTCAAGGCCGCGGCACCGTGGGCGGCATGGTGGCGGCCGGCTTGAGTGGCCCATCACGGGCCAGCCAGGGCGCGCTGCGCGAGCATGTGCTGGGCCTGAGCCTGCTCAACGGGCGGGCCGAGCTGCTGAACTTCGGCGGCACGGTGATGAAGAACGTGGCCGGCTACGACGTGTCGCGCCTGATCGCCGGTTCGCTGGGCGTGCTGGGCCTGATCCTCGAAGTCTCGCTCAAGGTCATGCCCCAGCCGATGGCGCGCGCCACCCTGCGTTTCGAACTGGGACAGGCTCAGGCGCTCAACCAGCTCAACCGCTGGGGCGGCAAGCCCCTGCCCATCCAGGCCAGCGCCTGGTGGGATGGCGCCCTGCTGCTGCGCCTGGCCGGCGCCGAAGCCGCCGTGCGCGCGGCGCAGCAGAGTCTGGGCGGCGACGAGATCCCAGAGGCCCTGGCCCAGCCCTTCTGGGACGGCCTGCGTGATCACAGCGACGAGTTCTTCACCGGTGCAGCGCGCGCCGTGGCCGGCGGTGCCGCGCTCTGGCGCCTGAGCCTGCCGCAGACGGCGCCAGCGCTGCAGCTGCCCGGCGAACAGCTGATCGAATGGGGTGGCGGCCAGCGCTGGGTGACCACGCCCTTGCCGGCGGCACAAATGCGCGAAGCCGCGGCCTCGCTGGGCGGCCATGCCACCTTGTTCCTGTGCCGTGACGAACAGCGCCAGCAGGTGTTTGCACCCGCAGCACCGGCCTTGATGCGCATCCACCGCGAACTCAAGACCTCTTTCGATCCGGCCGGCGTGTTCAACCCCGGCCGCCTCTACCCCGAGCTTTGA